The following are from one region of the Shinella sp. PSBB067 genome:
- a CDS encoding NAD(P)/FAD-dependent oxidoreductase, which translates to MKPLDIGIAGAGPAGLAAALFLARAGHRVELIERFERPSPVGSGLLMQPTGLTVLDALGLSPAIHALGNRIDRLHGADARSGRTVLDVRYDALAGGRYGLAVHRAALFSTLHDAVVAQGLPIRTGITLAKAETRQARTALHDPDGDIVGDYDLVIDATGARSQLAADSVVAPRVKELLWGAFWATLDCEGIAHDPRALSQRYDAAKVMIGVLPVGRAHPGEGAKAAFFWSLRTADADAVKRAGLARWKAGIADYWPETVPFLDQITDWEQMTLARYAHRTTLPPHADGIVFIGDSAHSTSPQLGQGANMALLDAAALAHALSAAGSVEEALAAYAGARHRHVRLFQLLSYAFTPFYQSDSRSIAWLRDRLVATVAKIPPAPQILAAIVSGTLADPFTRAGLEECRWLEGVLQEA; encoded by the coding sequence CGTTTCGAGCGCCCGTCCCCCGTCGGCTCCGGCCTGCTGATGCAGCCGACCGGCCTTACCGTGCTCGATGCCCTCGGCCTCTCCCCGGCGATCCATGCGCTCGGCAACCGCATCGACCGGCTGCACGGTGCCGATGCGCGCAGCGGCCGCACCGTGCTCGACGTGCGCTACGATGCGCTGGCCGGCGGGCGCTATGGCCTGGCGGTCCACCGCGCGGCACTCTTCTCGACCCTGCATGACGCCGTCGTGGCGCAAGGGCTTCCCATCCGCACGGGCATCACGCTGGCCAAGGCGGAGACCCGGCAGGCCCGCACGGCGCTGCACGATCCGGACGGCGACATCGTCGGCGACTACGATCTGGTGATCGATGCGACCGGCGCGCGCTCGCAGCTCGCCGCGGATTCCGTCGTCGCGCCGCGCGTGAAGGAGCTGCTCTGGGGGGCCTTCTGGGCGACGCTCGACTGCGAGGGCATTGCGCACGATCCGCGCGCGCTCAGCCAGCGCTACGATGCGGCGAAGGTGATGATCGGTGTGCTGCCGGTCGGCCGGGCGCATCCGGGCGAGGGGGCGAAGGCCGCCTTCTTCTGGAGCCTCAGGACGGCGGATGCCGACGCTGTGAAGCGGGCAGGGCTTGCCCGGTGGAAGGCGGGCATTGCGGATTACTGGCCCGAAACGGTGCCGTTCCTGGACCAGATAACGGATTGGGAACAAATGACGCTCGCGCGCTACGCGCATCGCACCACGCTGCCGCCCCATGCGGACGGCATCGTCTTCATCGGCGACAGCGCCCATTCCACCAGCCCGCAGCTCGGGCAGGGGGCGAACATGGCGCTGCTCGACGCGGCGGCGCTGGCGCACGCCTTATCTGCGGCGGGGTCGGTGGAGGAGGCGCTTGCGGCCTATGCCGGCGCGCGGCACCGCCATGTGCGGCTGTTCCAGCTTCTCTCCTACGCCTTCACGCCCTTCTACCAGTCCGATTCGCGGTCGATCGCCTGGCTGCGCGACCGGCTCGTCGCCACCGTTGCGAAGATACCGCCGGCGCCGCAGATCCTGGCGGCCATCGTTTCCGGCACGCTCGCCGACCCGTTCACCCGGGCCGGCCTTGAGGAATGCCGGTGGCTGGAAGGCGTGCTGCAGGAAGCGTGA